One region of Triticum aestivum cultivar Chinese Spring chromosome 6B, IWGSC CS RefSeq v2.1, whole genome shotgun sequence genomic DNA includes:
- the LOC123139765 gene encoding uncharacterized protein isoform X1: MAAALVRALRGRRGPAAAAMALGRRGGLGGADASPSPLLPMRRSLASGNGAGGTGAGGHGAGTGAVSSGCTGMGAEAQWHCKGAGGGVVANSGGDAGEELLTSPSTSSSPGTLPSRSGKALAFFVFLAPCRWIDLLCRRATEIHRLRKDLFEETRRLWDGYHKHCDADRKLFEELAHLEMENAMNMVNAKENLVSTTYKVLGCAALFIIGVATLMGPYIHSSMVHDTVIEVEQRLKGKKVADKT; this comes from the exons ATGGCGGCGGCCCTGGTGCGAGCCCTACGCGGacggcgcgggccggcggcggcggccatggcgctcGGCCGCCGCGGCGGGCTGGGCGGTGCCGACGCTTCCCCTTCACCTCTGCTGCC GATGAGGCGTTCCCTCGCCAGCGGCAACGGCGCCGGGGGGACGGGTGCTGGCGGCCACGGCGCGGGCACGGGGGCGGTCTCCTCGGGGTGCACCGGCATGGGTGCCGAAGCACAATGGCATTGCAAGGGGGCGGGCGGAGGCGTCGTGGCCAACTCCGGCGGGGACGCAGGGGAAGAATTACTAACCTCTCCTTCCACTTCCTCTTCTCCAGGCACTTTGCCCTCCCGCTCCGGCAAAGCATTGGCCTTTTTTGTTTTTCTCGCGCCTTGCCGCTGGATTGACCTTCTTTGTCGCAGGGCGACGGAGATCCACCGTCTACGCAAGGACCTGTTTGAAGAAACCAGGCGTCTCTGGGACGGCTACCACAAGCATTGTGATGCAGATAGAAAACTTTTCGAAGAGCTCGCCCATTTAGAGATGGAGAATGC GATGAACATGGTTAACGCCAAGGAGAATCTGGTGTCTACAACCTACAAGGTGCTGGGCTGCGCGGCGCTGTTCATCATCGGCGTCGCAACATTGATGGGGCCCTACATCCACAGTTCTATGGTGCACGACACCGTCATTGAAGTTGAGCAGAGGCTCAAAG GTAAAAAGGTTGCTGACAAGACCTAG
- the LOC123139765 gene encoding uncharacterized protein isoform X2 has protein sequence MAAALVRALRGRRGPAAAAMALGRRGGLGGADASPSPLLPMRRSLASGNGAGGTGAGGHGAGTGAVSSGCTGMGAEAQWHCKGAGGGVVANSGGDAGEELLTSPSTSSSPGTLPSRSGKALAFFVFLAPCRWIDLLCRRATEIHRLRKDLFEETRRLWDGYHKHCDADRKLFEELAHLEMENAMNMVNAKENLVSTTYKVLGCAALFIIGVATLMGPYIHSSMVHDTVIEVEQRLKDKFIH, from the exons ATGGCGGCGGCCCTGGTGCGAGCCCTACGCGGacggcgcgggccggcggcggcggccatggcgctcGGCCGCCGCGGCGGGCTGGGCGGTGCCGACGCTTCCCCTTCACCTCTGCTGCC GATGAGGCGTTCCCTCGCCAGCGGCAACGGCGCCGGGGGGACGGGTGCTGGCGGCCACGGCGCGGGCACGGGGGCGGTCTCCTCGGGGTGCACCGGCATGGGTGCCGAAGCACAATGGCATTGCAAGGGGGCGGGCGGAGGCGTCGTGGCCAACTCCGGCGGGGACGCAGGGGAAGAATTACTAACCTCTCCTTCCACTTCCTCTTCTCCAGGCACTTTGCCCTCCCGCTCCGGCAAAGCATTGGCCTTTTTTGTTTTTCTCGCGCCTTGCCGCTGGATTGACCTTCTTTGTCGCAGGGCGACGGAGATCCACCGTCTACGCAAGGACCTGTTTGAAGAAACCAGGCGTCTCTGGGACGGCTACCACAAGCATTGTGATGCAGATAGAAAACTTTTCGAAGAGCTCGCCCATTTAGAGATGGAGAATGC GATGAACATGGTTAACGCCAAGGAGAATCTGGTGTCTACAACCTACAAGGTGCTGGGCTGCGCGGCGCTGTTCATCATCGGCGTCGCAACATTGATGGGGCCCTACATCCACAGTTCTATGGTGCACGACACCGTCATTGAAGTTGAGCAGAGGCTCAAAG ACAAGTTCATCCACTGA